In Sphingopyxis sp. FD7, a single window of DNA contains:
- a CDS encoding crotonase/enoyl-CoA hydratase family protein: MKDRISITMLEGGIADVRLIRADKMNALDAAMWEALAQAIDQLKATAGLRVVVLSGEGRAFCAGLDLSSLGGDRDPGASSAGGNLSDRTRGIANNAQYAAWGWRELPVPVIAAVHGVAFGAGSQIMAAADIRIVHPDTRIAIMEMRWGLVPDVAGMALWRTQVADDVLRELIYTNREFTGSEAKLLGFATHVSDDPLARAMELAEVIADKNPHAIRGAKRLCNMLGHASDAEILQAESDEQVKVIRTPNQIEAVMAHMQKRRPNFVD, translated from the coding sequence GTGAAAGACCGGATTTCGATCACCATGCTGGAGGGCGGCATCGCCGACGTCCGGCTGATCCGTGCCGACAAGATGAACGCGCTCGACGCGGCGATGTGGGAAGCGCTGGCGCAAGCTATCGACCAGCTCAAGGCCACGGCGGGCCTGCGTGTCGTCGTCCTGTCGGGCGAAGGCCGCGCCTTTTGCGCCGGGCTCGACCTGTCGAGCCTTGGCGGCGATCGCGATCCGGGGGCGAGCAGCGCGGGCGGCAACCTGTCCGACCGCACGCGGGGCATCGCCAACAACGCCCAATATGCCGCGTGGGGCTGGCGCGAACTGCCGGTGCCGGTGATCGCCGCGGTGCATGGCGTCGCCTTTGGCGCGGGCAGCCAGATCATGGCCGCCGCCGACATCCGCATCGTCCACCCCGACACGCGCATCGCGATCATGGAGATGCGCTGGGGGCTCGTCCCCGACGTCGCGGGCATGGCGCTGTGGCGCACACAGGTCGCCGACGATGTGCTGCGCGAGCTGATCTACACCAACCGCGAATTCACCGGGTCGGAGGCGAAGCTGCTCGGCTTTGCGACGCATGTGTCCGACGATCCGCTCGCCCGGGCGATGGAGCTGGCCGAAGTCATTGCCGACAAGAACCCCCATGCGATCCGCGGCGCCAAGCGGCTGTGCAACATGCTGGGCCATGCAAGCGATGCCGAGATATTGCAGGCCGAAAGCGACGAGCAGGTCAAGGTCATCCGCACCCCGAACCAGATCGAGGCGGTGATGGCGCACATGCAGAAGCGCAGGCCGAATTTTGTGGATTGA
- a CDS encoding 2-hydroxychromene-2-carboxylate isomerase → MTAARVEFFFDLSSPWTCLAFHNLPGVLERTGASAVYRPILVGGVFNAVNPAVYAAREQVDNRRLQHGWKVLKDWARLAGVPMNFPSQWHPAKSIAAMRFCCALEADQAALVRFARGAFASYFDRQENLDDPAVLAALADAEGLDGAALAAAAGSDAVKARLRANTDELIARGGYGSPTIFVDSDDMYFGNDQLPLVEAALKR, encoded by the coding sequence ATGACCGCCGCGCGCGTCGAGTTTTTCTTCGACCTTTCCTCGCCCTGGACCTGCCTCGCGTTCCACAATCTGCCCGGCGTCCTCGAACGCACGGGCGCGAGCGCGGTGTACCGCCCGATCCTCGTCGGCGGCGTGTTCAATGCGGTCAATCCGGCCGTCTATGCGGCGCGCGAGCAGGTGGACAACCGGCGGCTCCAGCATGGCTGGAAGGTGCTGAAGGACTGGGCGCGGCTCGCCGGGGTGCCGATGAACTTTCCGTCGCAGTGGCATCCGGCGAAGAGCATCGCCGCGATGCGCTTCTGCTGCGCGCTCGAGGCGGATCAGGCCGCGCTCGTGCGGTTCGCGCGCGGCGCCTTTGCGAGCTATTTCGATCGGCAGGAAAATCTCGACGACCCCGCGGTGCTCGCGGCTCTCGCCGATGCCGAGGGGCTGGACGGCGCTGCGCTTGCCGCCGCGGCGGGCAGCGATGCGGTGAAGGCGCGGCTGCGCGCGAACACCGATGAACTCATCGCGCGCGGCGGCTATGGTTCGCCGACGATCTTCGTCGACAGCGACGATATGTATTTCGGCAACGACCAGCTTCCGCTCGTCGAAGCCGCCTTGAAACGTTGA
- a CDS encoding acyl-CoA synthetase, with protein MHPSVHARSNPDKAAIIVAETGEAISYGELDAASNRAAQLFRAHGLGHEDVVAFMLDNTPHYYGLTWGAQRAGLRYVCISSRLTQDETDYILDNSGARILIVSASLADAAQRLTTDIKRFAMGGDIPGYESWEDAVAAMPATRVADERAGVDMLYSSGTTGRPKGVRVPLPDDPAIDAVNSLVMLASAVFQINADSIYLSPAPLYHAAPLRWSMTIHRLGGTVVLMKKFDPEAALAHIEKYRVNSSQWVPTHFVRMLKLPDEVRRRYDTSSLKVAIHAAAPCPVPVKQAMIDWWGPVLYEYYAGSEGNGMTFISSADWLTHKGSVGRPILGTVHIMGEDNETELGPNEEGTVFFESDNVFEYHGDDEKTASSRNSKGWSTLGDVGRLDEEGFLYLTDRKSFMIISGGVNIYPQEIENHLVTHPKVADVAVVGGPHEEMGEEVIAVVQPADMAEADDALRDELIAYAREKLSGVKIPRRIDFLESLPRHDTGKLYKRLLRDRYWGKEKAGAEA; from the coding sequence ATGCACCCCTCAGTCCACGCGCGTAGCAATCCCGACAAGGCCGCGATCATCGTCGCGGAGACGGGCGAGGCGATCAGCTATGGCGAACTCGACGCCGCGTCGAACCGCGCCGCGCAACTGTTCCGCGCGCATGGGCTGGGGCACGAGGATGTCGTCGCCTTCATGCTCGACAACACGCCGCATTATTATGGCCTGACCTGGGGGGCGCAGCGCGCGGGGCTGCGTTACGTCTGCATCTCGTCGCGGCTGACGCAGGACGAAACCGACTATATCCTGGACAATTCGGGCGCGCGGATCCTGATCGTTTCGGCCAGTCTCGCGGACGCCGCGCAGCGGCTGACGACCGACATCAAGCGCTTCGCGATGGGCGGCGATATCCCCGGCTATGAAAGCTGGGAGGACGCCGTTGCCGCGATGCCCGCGACGCGGGTGGCGGACGAGCGCGCGGGGGTCGACATGCTCTATTCGTCGGGCACCACCGGGCGGCCCAAGGGCGTGCGCGTGCCGCTGCCCGACGATCCCGCCATCGACGCCGTGAACAGCCTCGTCATGCTCGCCTCGGCGGTGTTTCAGATCAATGCGGACAGCATCTATCTGTCGCCCGCGCCGCTCTATCATGCCGCGCCGCTGCGCTGGTCGATGACGATCCACCGGCTCGGCGGCACCGTCGTCCTGATGAAGAAGTTCGATCCCGAAGCGGCGCTCGCGCATATCGAAAAATATCGGGTCAACAGCAGCCAGTGGGTGCCGACGCATTTCGTGCGGATGCTGAAATTGCCGGACGAGGTGCGGCGCCGCTACGACACCTCGTCATTGAAGGTCGCGATCCACGCCGCGGCGCCGTGCCCGGTGCCGGTCAAACAGGCGATGATCGACTGGTGGGGGCCGGTCCTGTATGAATATTACGCCGGGTCCGAAGGCAATGGCATGACCTTCATCTCCAGCGCCGACTGGCTGACGCACAAGGGCAGCGTCGGGCGACCGATCCTCGGCACGGTGCATATCATGGGCGAGGACAATGAAACCGAGCTTGGCCCGAACGAGGAAGGCACGGTCTTTTTCGAGAGCGACAATGTCTTTGAATATCATGGCGACGACGAAAAAACCGCGTCGAGCCGCAATTCAAAGGGCTGGTCGACGCTCGGCGACGTCGGGCGGCTCGACGAGGAGGGCTTTCTCTACCTCACCGACCGCAAGAGCTTCATGATCATTTCGGGCGGCGTGAACATCTATCCGCAGGAAATCGAGAATCATCTCGTCACCCATCCCAAGGTCGCCGACGTCGCCGTGGTCGGCGGCCCGCACGAGGAAATGGGCGAAGAGGTGATCGCGGTCGTCCAGCCCGCCGACATGGCCGAGGCAGACGACGCGCTGCGCGACGAACTCATCGCCTATGCGCGCGAAAAATTGTCGGGGGTGAAGATTCCGCGCCGCATCGACTTCCTCGAATCCTTGCCGCGCCACGACACCGGCAAGCTCTACAAGCGCCTGCTGCGCGACCGATATTGGGGGAAGGAAAAGGCTGGGGCGGAGGCTTGA
- a CDS encoding class I adenylate-forming enzyme family protein, whose protein sequence is MTSIEMLDGDFATLPDLVRAHAAERPDAVAAADAERRLSWSELDQLTDRIAARLQQDGFVKGDRTAIAGLNSVEQMAIILGTLRAGGVAGLITNSATGEQMAAMIADTGARHLFLDAAAQASLKGQDIAASEVIAMDGSDAGTPLADWIAPAAAAPHPVAIGPDDGFNIIYSSGTTGTPKGIIHSHAMRWQHIQRGAPAYGPNAVTILSTPLYSNTTMASFMPTVGSGGRVVLMKKFDARAFLELAQRERATNCMLVPVQYRRIMALDDFDRFDLSSFVMKYCTSAPFPAALKADVLKRWPGGLVEIYGMTEGGAAFILEAHQFPDKLHTVGKPAPGHIAKVIDEEGKELPPGSVGEIVGRSPAMMTGYNNRPEATKAMHWYDSEGNLFYRHGDIGRIDEDGFLTLMDRAKDMIISGGFNIFPSDLEAILLADERVVEAAVVGMPSEEWGETPVAFVVLKPGADAESVRETCNAKVGKTQRLSAIRQVDELPRSPIGKVLKRELRDAHSG, encoded by the coding sequence ATGACCAGTATCGAGATGCTTGACGGCGACTTCGCCACCCTGCCCGACCTTGTCCGCGCCCATGCCGCGGAACGCCCCGATGCCGTAGCGGCGGCCGATGCCGAGCGGCGGCTCAGCTGGTCCGAACTGGATCAATTGACCGACCGAATCGCCGCGCGGTTGCAGCAGGATGGATTCGTCAAAGGCGACCGCACAGCGATTGCGGGCCTGAACAGCGTCGAGCAGATGGCGATCATCCTCGGCACGCTGCGCGCGGGCGGAGTAGCGGGGTTGATCACCAACAGCGCGACGGGCGAACAGATGGCGGCGATGATCGCCGACACCGGCGCGCGTCACCTTTTCCTCGACGCCGCGGCGCAGGCGAGCCTTAAAGGGCAGGACATCGCCGCAAGCGAGGTGATCGCGATGGACGGCAGCGACGCGGGGACGCCGCTGGCCGACTGGATCGCCCCCGCAGCCGCCGCGCCGCACCCCGTCGCGATCGGCCCCGACGACGGGTTCAATATCATCTATTCGTCGGGCACGACGGGCACGCCCAAGGGCATTATTCACAGCCATGCGATGCGCTGGCAGCATATCCAGCGCGGCGCCCCTGCCTATGGCCCGAACGCGGTGACGATCCTGTCGACCCCGCTCTATTCGAACACGACGATGGCGAGCTTCATGCCGACGGTCGGGTCGGGCGGGCGGGTCGTGCTGATGAAAAAGTTTGACGCGCGCGCTTTCCTCGAACTCGCGCAGCGCGAGCGCGCGACCAACTGCATGCTCGTGCCGGTGCAATATCGCCGCATCATGGCGCTCGACGATTTCGACCGCTTCGACCTGTCGAGCTTTGTGATGAAATACTGCACCTCGGCGCCCTTCCCCGCCGCGCTCAAGGCCGATGTGCTGAAACGCTGGCCGGGCGGCCTCGTCGAAATCTATGGCATGACCGAGGGCGGCGCCGCATTCATCCTCGAAGCGCATCAATTTCCCGACAAGCTGCACACCGTCGGCAAGCCCGCGCCCGGCCATATTGCCAAGGTGATCGACGAGGAGGGCAAGGAACTGCCGCCAGGGTCGGTGGGCGAGATCGTCGGCCGCAGCCCCGCGATGATGACCGGATACAACAACCGCCCCGAAGCGACGAAGGCGATGCACTGGTACGACAGCGAGGGAAATCTCTTCTATCGCCACGGCGACATCGGCCGCATCGACGAGGACGGGTTTCTGACGCTGATGGACCGCGCGAAGGACATGATCATTTCGGGCGGGTTCAACATCTTTCCGAGCGACCTTGAGGCGATCCTGCTCGCCGACGAGCGCGTCGTCGAGGCGGCGGTTGTCGGGATGCCGAGCGAGGAATGGGGCGAAACCCCGGTCGCCTTCGTCGTGCTGAAACCCGGCGCCGATGCCGAAAGCGTGCGCGAGACCTGCAACGCCAAGGTCGGCAAGACGCAGCGGCTCAGCGCGATCAGGCAAGTCGACGAACTGCCGCGCAGTCCCATCGGCAAGGTGCTGAAACGCGAACTGCGCGACGCGCATAGCGGGTAG
- a CDS encoding toxin-antitoxin system HicB family antitoxin: MPGSAKKAFALRLDPALYAAVERMAAAELRSANAEIEVLLREALARRGVPVKPPTPPRRGRPPKTDAQD; the protein is encoded by the coding sequence ATGCCCGGTTCTGCCAAAAAAGCCTTTGCCCTTCGCCTCGATCCCGCGCTCTACGCCGCGGTCGAGCGGATGGCGGCGGCCGAGCTGCGCAGCGCCAATGCCGAGATCGAGGTGCTGCTGCGCGAAGCGCTCGCGCGCCGCGGTGTGCCGGTGAAACCGCCCACGCCGCCGCGCCGTGGCCGCCCGCCGAAGACCGATGCGCAGGACTGA
- a CDS encoding SPFH domain-containing protein: MVESGAPALNRSRETRANTQSGYLMLFIWLVLLGVAAWAAITNANADVMSAWKWIVAATAAVIGTLILCGFYLINPNEAAAIQLFGAYKGTDRQEGLRWVLPWLTRKKIAVRANNVISDKIKVNDLRGNPIEMAAQVVWRVTDTAQALFDVDDYKEFVMAQIEAAVRSIGSRYPYDDIEHQEVTLRGNHEEVGAELRKALIERLTVAGITVDECGLTHLAYAPEIAGAMLRRQQAEAVIAARKKLVEGAVTMVEMALQHLSDKKVVDLDDERKAAMVSNLMVVLCGERDTQPVVNAGSLY; encoded by the coding sequence ATGGTCGAGAGTGGGGCACCCGCGCTGAATCGCAGCCGCGAAACGCGCGCCAATACGCAAAGCGGCTATTTGATGCTGTTCATATGGCTGGTGCTGCTGGGCGTCGCCGCCTGGGCGGCGATCACCAACGCCAACGCCGATGTGATGAGCGCGTGGAAATGGATCGTCGCGGCCACCGCAGCGGTGATCGGCACGCTCATCCTCTGCGGCTTTTACCTCATCAACCCCAATGAAGCCGCGGCGATCCAGCTGTTCGGCGCCTATAAGGGCACCGACCGGCAGGAGGGGCTGCGCTGGGTGCTGCCCTGGCTGACGCGCAAGAAGATCGCGGTGCGCGCGAACAATGTCATTTCGGACAAGATCAAGGTCAACGACCTGCGCGGCAACCCGATCGAGATGGCGGCGCAGGTCGTGTGGCGCGTCACCGACACCGCGCAGGCGCTGTTCGACGTCGACGATTACAAGGAGTTTGTGATGGCGCAGATCGAGGCCGCGGTGCGCTCGATCGGCTCGCGCTACCCCTATGACGACATCGAGCATCAGGAGGTCACGCTGCGCGGTAACCATGAAGAGGTCGGCGCCGAACTGCGCAAGGCGCTGATCGAGCGGCTCACCGTCGCGGGCATCACCGTCGACGAATGCGGTCTCACCCACCTCGCCTATGCGCCCGAGATTGCGGGGGCGATGCTCCGCCGCCAGCAGGCCGAGGCGGTGATCGCCGCGCGCAAGAAGCTGGTTGAGGGCGCGGTGACGATGGTTGAAATGGCGCTCCAGCACCTGTCGGACAAAAAGGTCGTCGACCTCGACGACGAGCGCAAGGCGGCGATGGTGTCGAACCTGATGGTCGTGCTGTGCGGCGAACGCGATACGCAGCCCGTCGTCAACGCCGGCTCGCTTTACTGA